From one Brassica oleracea var. oleracea cultivar TO1000 unplaced genomic scaffold, BOL UnpScaffold00831, whole genome shotgun sequence genomic stretch:
- the LOC106320148 gene encoding uncharacterized protein LOC106320148 isoform X1, with product MGCFASTPKDTGGNRRKPTSIGEVSVYVPGLRIPRPVEFSQAVGDQLPKTLVERLTALRTRIVVMANQEGPTITRTRRKTQHGGSTLSDLHQALVDYLPVLLELTKDGSHLQFKVHFIWVNQEDEEEETAMSNIWYEVLSVLHLMAMLQMSQANLLLLPRGFSDGHNHPKVSEENRRASIDVFLKAAGYLECAVKNVLPQFSAEQRRSLPVDLAEGVLRALCLQALGQGVDIQLGMAIDSSKATLAVKRRLACEMVKYWQQAQDNLMNLPLANGWGEKHRLFVKWKYVEAKAAAYYYHGLILDEGNTEKSHGMAVAALQAADECFKESKKASEAFNASSPTSRTPPLFGTMKYLTEKIPKDTSSKVRINRDLYSYEKIMETAPTLPDFALALKPDEYQLPLVEST from the exons ATGGGATGCTTTGCATCAACGCCGAAAGACACTGGTGGGAACAGAAGAAAGCCAACAAGCATCGGTGAGGTTTCAGTATATGTACCCGGTTTAAGGATACCGAGACCTGTTGAGTTTTCACAAGCAGTTGGTGATCAATTGCCAAAGACTCTAGTGGAACGCTTGACAGCTTTAAGAACGCGTATAGTAGTGATGGCTAATCAAGAAGGTCCTACAATAACAAGAACTAGGAGAAAGACACAACAtg GAGGTTCCACGCTCTCAGATCTCCATCAAGCTTTGGTAGACTATCTTCCTGTTCTATTGGAACTAACTAAAGACG GTAGCCATCTACAGTTTAAAGTACATTTTATTTGGGTAAACCaggaggatgaagaagag GAAACAGCAATGTCAAACATTTGGTATGAAGTTTTGTCTGTTTTGCATCTAATGGCAATGCTACAAATGTCACAAGCCAATTTGCTGCTTCTTCCTAGAGGGTTTAGTGATGGCCACAACCATCCGAAAGTATCAGAAG AAAACAGACGAGCTTCGATCGATGTCTTCTTAAAGGCAGCTGGATATCTTGAATGTGCTGTTAAGAATGTTCTCCCTCAGTTTTCTGCTGAGCAAAG GAGAAGTTTACCGGTGGACCTAGCTGAGGGAGTTCTACGAGCTCTTTGCTTGCAAGCACTAGGCCAG ggTGTTGATATCCAACTCGGCATGGCAATTGATAGTTCTAAGGCCACTCTTGCAGTCAAACGTAGACTTGCATGTGAAATGGTTAAATATTGGCAGCAG GCACAAGACAATTTGATGAATCTTCCATTAGCAAATGGTTGGGGTGAGAAGCATAGACTCTTCGTTAAGTGGAAGTATGTTGAAGCTAAG GCTGCGGCTTACTACTATCACGGTTTGATTCTTGATGAAGGAAACACAGAGAAATCACATGGCATGGCAGTTGCTGCTTTACAAGCTGCAGATGAGTGTTTCAAAGAAAGTAAGAAAGCCTCTGAAGCATTCAACGCCTCTTCACCTACTTCAAG GACACCACCGCTTTTCGGGACAATGAAGTATCTAACAGAGAAAATCCCGAAAGATACTTCGAGTAAAGTCAGGATAAACCGTGATCTATACTCTTATGAAAA AATAATGGAGACGGCACCAACACTTCCTGATTTCGCTTTGGCATTAAAGCCAGATGAGTATCAACTTCCTCTAGTTGAATCTACGTAA
- the LOC106320156 gene encoding serine/threonine-protein phosphatase 7 long form homolog, whose translation MPVLYEQDKHVSSAIMTGQERGVLRCQERTSLLHHWKLTKEQIDLVDKAGFGWFRLIGSISLNNSLISALVERWRRETNTFHFPCGEMTITLDEVSLILGLAVDGKPVVVGVKERDEDPSQVCQRLLGKLPQGELSGNRVTARWLKESFAECPKGASKEEVEYHTRAYLIYLVGSTVFATTDPSKISVDYLILFEDFERAGEYAWGAAALAFLYRQIGNASQRSQSIIGGCLTLLQCWSYFHLNIDRPKRTTRQFPLALLWKGRQQSRSKNDLFKYRKALDDLEPSHVSWCPFEGDLDIVPQSFKDNLLLGRSRTKLISPKVVEWHLPDRCMKQFGLCQVIPGEVPHRKNEKTHDEDLLEDMNTADEEWMRRRENIVENEGGNVDETEYMQWFNSITVPKLHRDTSLEADIMNVQAAILQFDEVASTLSLEDLHPEEREAVEEAVMCMSNALRVGDWYEAPPTNKRKRREEQTECSE comes from the exons ATGCCGGTCCTTTACGAGCAAGATAAGCACGTGTCTTCCGCTATTATGACAGGACAG GAGAGAGGTGTGCTTAGATGCCAGGAACGAACGTCACTGCTTCATCACTGGAAGCTCACAAAGGAACAGATAGACTTAGTTGACAAAGCAGGCTTTGGTTGGTTCAGGCTAATAGGATCAATCAGTCTAAACAACTCTCTAATCTCCGCACTCGTTGAGCGTTGGCGAAGAGAAACCAACACCTTTCACTTCCCCTGCGGTGAAATGACAATCACTCTCGACGAAGTATCCTTGATCCTCGGTCTTGCTGTTGACGGGAAGCCTGTGGTTGTTGGTGTCAAAGAAAGAGACGAAGACCCGTCTCAGGTATGTCAGAGACTCTTGGGGAAGCTGCCGCAAGGTGAGCTGAGCGGGAACCGAGTGACTGCGAGATGGTTGAAGGAGAGTTTCGCAGAGTGTCCTAAGGGAGCTTCGAAGGAAGAGGTTGAGTATCACACGCGTGCTTATCTTATATACCTTGTTGGGAGCACGGTTTTCGCAACTACGGATCCTAGTAAGATCTCTGTGGATTATCTTATTCTCTTTGAGGATTTCGAGAGAGCTGGGGAGTACGCTTGGGGTGCTGCTGCGTTGGCGTTCTTGTATAGGCAGATTGGTAATGCTTCTCAGAGGTCTCAGAGTATCATTGGTGGATGCTTGACGCTCTTACag TGTTGGAGTTACTTCCATCTGAATATTGACCGGCCAAAGAGAACCACCCGTCAGTTTCCCCTGGCACTTTTGTGGAAAGGAAGGCAGCAGAGTCGTTCAAAGAATGATTTGTTCAAGTATCGCAAGGCACTTGATGATCTAGAGCCATCACAT GTTAGTTGGTGCCCCTTCGAAGGAGATCTTGACATTGTCCCACAAAGCTTCAAAGATAATCTACTACTTGGTAGGTCAAGAACAAAACTGATTTCTCCAAAAGTAGTGGAATGGCACTTGCCAGATCGATGTATGAAGCAGTTTGGTCTTTGCCAAGTTATCCCCGGAGAAGTTCCTCACAGAAAAAACGAGAAAACCCATGACGAAGACTTACTGGAAGACATGAACACAGCAGATGAAGAATGGATGAGGCGAAGGGAGAACATTGTGGAGAATGAAGGAGGCAATGTTGATGAAACTGAATATATGCAGTGGTTCAATAGCATCACAGTCCCAAAGCTTCACAGAGATACAAGTCTTGAAGCTGATATAATGAATGTG CAAGCTGCTATACTCCAATTCGACGAGGTGGCTTCAACGTTGTCGCTAGAGGATCTACATCCAGAGGAGAGAGAAGCAGTTGAAGAAGCAGTGATGTGTATGTCAAATGCATTGAGAGTAGGAGATTGGTATGAAGCTCCACCAACAAATAAACGCAAACGAAGAGAGGAACAAACGGAGTGTAGCGAATGa
- the LOC106320148 gene encoding uncharacterized protein LOC106320148 isoform X2, translating into MGCFASTPKDTGGNRRKPTSIGEVSVYVPGLRIPRPVEFSQAVGDQLPKTLVERLTALRTRIVVMANQEGPTITRTRRKTQHGSTLSDLHQALVDYLPVLLELTKDGSHLQFKVHFIWVNQEDEEEETAMSNIWYEVLSVLHLMAMLQMSQANLLLLPRGFSDGHNHPKVSEENRRASIDVFLKAAGYLECAVKNVLPQFSAEQRRSLPVDLAEGVLRALCLQALGQGVDIQLGMAIDSSKATLAVKRRLACEMVKYWQQAQDNLMNLPLANGWGEKHRLFVKWKYVEAKAAAYYYHGLILDEGNTEKSHGMAVAALQAADECFKESKKASEAFNASSPTSRTPPLFGTMKYLTEKIPKDTSSKVRINRDLYSYEKIMETAPTLPDFALALKPDEYQLPLVEST; encoded by the exons ATGGGATGCTTTGCATCAACGCCGAAAGACACTGGTGGGAACAGAAGAAAGCCAACAAGCATCGGTGAGGTTTCAGTATATGTACCCGGTTTAAGGATACCGAGACCTGTTGAGTTTTCACAAGCAGTTGGTGATCAATTGCCAAAGACTCTAGTGGAACGCTTGACAGCTTTAAGAACGCGTATAGTAGTGATGGCTAATCAAGAAGGTCCTACAATAACAAGAACTAGGAGAAAGACACAACAtg GTTCCACGCTCTCAGATCTCCATCAAGCTTTGGTAGACTATCTTCCTGTTCTATTGGAACTAACTAAAGACG GTAGCCATCTACAGTTTAAAGTACATTTTATTTGGGTAAACCaggaggatgaagaagag GAAACAGCAATGTCAAACATTTGGTATGAAGTTTTGTCTGTTTTGCATCTAATGGCAATGCTACAAATGTCACAAGCCAATTTGCTGCTTCTTCCTAGAGGGTTTAGTGATGGCCACAACCATCCGAAAGTATCAGAAG AAAACAGACGAGCTTCGATCGATGTCTTCTTAAAGGCAGCTGGATATCTTGAATGTGCTGTTAAGAATGTTCTCCCTCAGTTTTCTGCTGAGCAAAG GAGAAGTTTACCGGTGGACCTAGCTGAGGGAGTTCTACGAGCTCTTTGCTTGCAAGCACTAGGCCAG ggTGTTGATATCCAACTCGGCATGGCAATTGATAGTTCTAAGGCCACTCTTGCAGTCAAACGTAGACTTGCATGTGAAATGGTTAAATATTGGCAGCAG GCACAAGACAATTTGATGAATCTTCCATTAGCAAATGGTTGGGGTGAGAAGCATAGACTCTTCGTTAAGTGGAAGTATGTTGAAGCTAAG GCTGCGGCTTACTACTATCACGGTTTGATTCTTGATGAAGGAAACACAGAGAAATCACATGGCATGGCAGTTGCTGCTTTACAAGCTGCAGATGAGTGTTTCAAAGAAAGTAAGAAAGCCTCTGAAGCATTCAACGCCTCTTCACCTACTTCAAG GACACCACCGCTTTTCGGGACAATGAAGTATCTAACAGAGAAAATCCCGAAAGATACTTCGAGTAAAGTCAGGATAAACCGTGATCTATACTCTTATGAAAA AATAATGGAGACGGCACCAACACTTCCTGATTTCGCTTTGGCATTAAAGCCAGATGAGTATCAACTTCCTCTAGTTGAATCTACGTAA